A portion of the Pagrus major chromosome 8, Pma_NU_1.0 genome contains these proteins:
- the LOC141000697 gene encoding monocarboxylate transporter 13 isoform X2, whose protein sequence is MDSPVKAHKARTAVAPAAAAAPDGGYAWFILLSCFLVFGLTFGVIKSFGVFYVAIHKYFETTATGTSWITSIAVATIHVVAPVASALSARYSHRSVVILGGLICSIGIMLGAFTRNLIELYLTVGLLNGFGYALTWTPTVTMLGLYFEKRRPVANALASAGECILTFVLTPLFQLLIDSYSWRGALLILGGLQLNLCVCGMLLRPLKATRDVTCDKAEEEGLHLELLPKDDSEESKPTYLEAEELGISEASDQGTVKACLEEIPNSTIKVQDSNNRTKRDELRTKILQYVDYTLITNGRFMVYSMFGLFAALGFFAPALFLVPYARSKGIEEYQAAALMSISAVFDLFGRVFFGWVANLRLVQTVQQLAATVILLATVLLLCPLASSFSELAAFSAAYGLAFGATVAVHITVLAEVVGVHRLGSALGFFMLIRSSGGLLGPPIAGFFIDKMSDYGTGFLMAGVALLVSAMFLLLLHQMNRRRQGSTTKHHMHTDKMGQNSQEVKELDVT, encoded by the exons ATGGACTCCCCAGTGAAGGCTCACAAGGCGAGGACAGCTGtggcaccagcagcagcagcagcccctgATGGTGGCTACGCCTGGTTCATCCTGCTCTCCTGCTTCCTGGTCTTTGGCCTGACCTTTGGGGTCATTAAGTCCTTTGGTGTGTTCTATGTTGCGATACACAAATACTTTGAAACCACTGCAACAGGAACATCTTGGATTACCTCTATTGCGGTGGCTACCATTCATGTTGTAG CTCCTGTAGCATCTGCTCTGAGTGCTCGCTACAGCCATCGCTCTGTAGTGATATTGGGAGGACTTATCTGCAGCATAGGCATCATGTTGGGGGCTTTTACTCGTAACCTAATTGAACTCTACTTAACAGTGGGGCTCCTAAACG GTTTTGGTTATGCATTGACATGGACCCCCACCGTAACCATGCTGGGCTTGTACTTTGAGAAGAGGCGGCCGGTGGCAAACGCTTTGGCCAGCGCTGGAGAGTGCATCCTTACCTTTGTCCTGACACCTCTGTTCCAGCTGTTGATTGACAGCTACTCCTGGAGGGGTGCTTTGCTAATCCTGGGAGGTCTGCAGCTcaacctgtgtgtttgtgggatGCTGCTGAGGCCCCTAAAAGCAACCAGAGATGTGACTTGTGacaaagcagaggaggagggcttGCACCTGGAATTGCTCCCAAAAGACGACTCAGAAGAGAGTAAACCAACCTACCTAGAGGCAGAGGAGCTAGGGATATCTGAGGCGTCTGATCAGGGGACAGTCAAAGCATGTCTTGAAGAGATACCTAACTCAACCATAAAAGTACAAGACTCAAACAACAGGACTAAGAGAGATGAACTCAGGACCAAAATCCTTCAATACGTTGATTACACCCTCATCACCAACGGCAGATTCATGGTCTACTCGATGTTCGGACTTTTTGCTGCACTGGGTTTCTTCGCCCCGGCTCTCTTCCTGGTTCCATATGCTCGTAGCAAGGGGATCGAGGAGTACCAGGCGGCTGCACTCATGTCCATATCTGCAGTGTTCGACCTGTTTGGAAGGGTGTTCTTTGGCTGGGTGGCAAACTTAAGACTGGTGCAGACG GTGCAGCAGTTGGCGGCTACGGTGATTCTGCTGGCTACTGTGTTGCTCCTCTGCCCGCTGGCCTCATCGTTCTCAGAGCTGGCTGCTTTCAGCGCAGCTTACGGCCTTGCGTTCGGCGCCACGGTCGCCGTCCACATCACCGTGCTGGCTGAGGTTGTGGGGGTCCACAGGCTCGGCAGTGCACTGGGGTTCTTCATGCTCATTCGCAGCAGCGGAGGCCTGCTCGGACCGCCCATTGCTG GGTTCTTCATAGACAAGATGAGTGATTACGGAACGGGGTTCCTCATGGCAGGAGTGGCTCTCCTCGTATCTGCCatgttcctgctcctcctccatcagATGAACCGCAGGCGTCAGGGGTCGACTACCAAGCACCATATGCATACAGACAAAATGGGACAAAACAGCCAAGAAGTCAAAGAGCTGGACGTGACATGA
- the LOC141000697 gene encoding monocarboxylate transporter 13 isoform X1, whose translation MNIVVLQIKMDSPVKAHKARTAVAPAAAAAPDGGYAWFILLSCFLVFGLTFGVIKSFGVFYVAIHKYFETTATGTSWITSIAVATIHVVAPVASALSARYSHRSVVILGGLICSIGIMLGAFTRNLIELYLTVGLLNGFGYALTWTPTVTMLGLYFEKRRPVANALASAGECILTFVLTPLFQLLIDSYSWRGALLILGGLQLNLCVCGMLLRPLKATRDVTCDKAEEEGLHLELLPKDDSEESKPTYLEAEELGISEASDQGTVKACLEEIPNSTIKVQDSNNRTKRDELRTKILQYVDYTLITNGRFMVYSMFGLFAALGFFAPALFLVPYARSKGIEEYQAAALMSISAVFDLFGRVFFGWVANLRLVQTVQQLAATVILLATVLLLCPLASSFSELAAFSAAYGLAFGATVAVHITVLAEVVGVHRLGSALGFFMLIRSSGGLLGPPIAGFFIDKMSDYGTGFLMAGVALLVSAMFLLLLHQMNRRRQGSTTKHHMHTDKMGQNSQEVKELDVT comes from the exons ATGAACATTGTGG TGTTGCAGATCAAAATGGACTCCCCAGTGAAGGCTCACAAGGCGAGGACAGCTGtggcaccagcagcagcagcagcccctgATGGTGGCTACGCCTGGTTCATCCTGCTCTCCTGCTTCCTGGTCTTTGGCCTGACCTTTGGGGTCATTAAGTCCTTTGGTGTGTTCTATGTTGCGATACACAAATACTTTGAAACCACTGCAACAGGAACATCTTGGATTACCTCTATTGCGGTGGCTACCATTCATGTTGTAG CTCCTGTAGCATCTGCTCTGAGTGCTCGCTACAGCCATCGCTCTGTAGTGATATTGGGAGGACTTATCTGCAGCATAGGCATCATGTTGGGGGCTTTTACTCGTAACCTAATTGAACTCTACTTAACAGTGGGGCTCCTAAACG GTTTTGGTTATGCATTGACATGGACCCCCACCGTAACCATGCTGGGCTTGTACTTTGAGAAGAGGCGGCCGGTGGCAAACGCTTTGGCCAGCGCTGGAGAGTGCATCCTTACCTTTGTCCTGACACCTCTGTTCCAGCTGTTGATTGACAGCTACTCCTGGAGGGGTGCTTTGCTAATCCTGGGAGGTCTGCAGCTcaacctgtgtgtttgtgggatGCTGCTGAGGCCCCTAAAAGCAACCAGAGATGTGACTTGTGacaaagcagaggaggagggcttGCACCTGGAATTGCTCCCAAAAGACGACTCAGAAGAGAGTAAACCAACCTACCTAGAGGCAGAGGAGCTAGGGATATCTGAGGCGTCTGATCAGGGGACAGTCAAAGCATGTCTTGAAGAGATACCTAACTCAACCATAAAAGTACAAGACTCAAACAACAGGACTAAGAGAGATGAACTCAGGACCAAAATCCTTCAATACGTTGATTACACCCTCATCACCAACGGCAGATTCATGGTCTACTCGATGTTCGGACTTTTTGCTGCACTGGGTTTCTTCGCCCCGGCTCTCTTCCTGGTTCCATATGCTCGTAGCAAGGGGATCGAGGAGTACCAGGCGGCTGCACTCATGTCCATATCTGCAGTGTTCGACCTGTTTGGAAGGGTGTTCTTTGGCTGGGTGGCAAACTTAAGACTGGTGCAGACG GTGCAGCAGTTGGCGGCTACGGTGATTCTGCTGGCTACTGTGTTGCTCCTCTGCCCGCTGGCCTCATCGTTCTCAGAGCTGGCTGCTTTCAGCGCAGCTTACGGCCTTGCGTTCGGCGCCACGGTCGCCGTCCACATCACCGTGCTGGCTGAGGTTGTGGGGGTCCACAGGCTCGGCAGTGCACTGGGGTTCTTCATGCTCATTCGCAGCAGCGGAGGCCTGCTCGGACCGCCCATTGCTG GGTTCTTCATAGACAAGATGAGTGATTACGGAACGGGGTTCCTCATGGCAGGAGTGGCTCTCCTCGTATCTGCCatgttcctgctcctcctccatcagATGAACCGCAGGCGTCAGGGGTCGACTACCAAGCACCATATGCATACAGACAAAATGGGACAAAACAGCCAAGAAGTCAAAGAGCTGGACGTGACATGA